In Humulus lupulus chromosome 7, drHumLupu1.1, whole genome shotgun sequence, the following are encoded in one genomic region:
- the LOC133792725 gene encoding glucan endo-1,3-beta-glucosidase 9 — protein sequence MPPIRCLLILLFLTLYGFQGSYKATALGVNWGTMASHPLSPPKVVELLKSNNFTKVKLFDADPLVLEALSGSNLGVTVGIPNTMLKSLNSSKKVAESWVHDNVTRYVSNSGSRVRIEYVAVGDEPFLQTYGEQFYPFVIGAAINVQNALLKAKLESTVKVVVPCSFDAFLSESGLPSKGHFRADLNKTMIQLLTFLTKHSSPFFVTISPFLSLHQNKNTSLNFALFKDTAKSRNESHRTYKNSFDLSYDTLVTALSTVGFSRIGIVVAQIGWPTDGAASATSASAETFTKGLMEHLHSKLGTPPRPKDPPIDTYILSLLDEDQRSIAAGSFERHWGLFTFDGQAKYRVDFGQGLKNLVNAQNVEYLPSKWCVVNNNKDLSNASASALEACSSADCTALSTGGSCSNISWPGNISYAFNSYYQQHDQSADSCDFGGLGLITTVDPSIDKCRFPVELWTSYSHSFQKASLLRTIILLVAAILVS from the exons ATGCCCCCAATTCGTTGCCTGCTCATCCTCCTTTTCTTGACCCTCTATGGCTTTCAGGGCTCCTATAAGGCCACAGCCTTGGGAGTCAACTGGGGCACCATGGCCTCCCACCCTCTCTCACCCCCCAAGGTGGTGGAGCTTTTAAAGTCAAACAACTTCACCAAAGTCAAGCTCTTTGACGCTGACCCACTTGTCCTTGAAGCTCTTTCTGGCTCTAATCTTGGTGTCACCGTCGGCATTCCAAATACTATGCTCAAAAGCTTGAACTCTTCCAAGAAGGTTGCCGAGAGTTGGGTCCATGACAATGTCACTCGTTATGTTTCTAATAGCGGCAGTCGAGTTCGAATTGA GTACGTTGCTGTTGGAGATGAGCCGTTTCTTCAAACTTATGGAGAGCAGTTCTATCCTTTTGTCATTGGAGCAGCCATTAACGTTCAAAATGCTTTGCTCAAAGCCAAGTTGGAGAGCACGGTGAAGGTAGTAGTTCCTTGTAGCTTCGATGCGTTCCTGTCAGAATCCGGCCTCCCTTCAAAAGGGCATTTCCGAGCTGACCTTAACAAAACCATGATTCAACTGCTCACATTCCTAACCAAGCATAGCTCACCTTTCTTTGTTACCATCTCCCCATTTCTAAGTCTCCACCAAAACAAAAACACCTCTCTCAACTTTGCTCTATTCAAAGACACTGCGAAATCTCGCAATGAAAGCCACAGAACATACAAAAACAGCTTTGACTTGAGCTATGATACTCTGGTAACGGCTTTGTCAACGGTAGGATTCTCTAGAATTGGTATTGTTGTGGCACAGATTGGTTGGCCTACAGATGGAGCAGCCAGTGCAACCTCAGCCAGTGCAGAAACTTTTACAAAAGGCTTAATGGAGCACCTTCACAGCAAATTGGGAACCCCACCAAGGCCTAAAGATCCACCAATTGATACATACATACTTAGCCTCTTAGACGAGGATCAAAGAAGTATAGCTGCTGGAAGTTTTGAGAGACACTGGGGTCTCTTCACTTTTGATGGTCAAGCCAAGTACCGGGTTGATTTTGGCCAAGGGTTAAAAAACCTTGTGAACGCACAAAATGTTGAGTACCTTCCATCAAAATGGTGCGTGGTGAACAACAACAAGGACTTATCTAATGCAAGCGCAAGTGCGTTGGAGGCTTGTTCCTCTGCTGATTGTACTGCATTGTCTACTGGAGGATCTTGTTCCAATATCAGTTGGCCTGGGAACATATCATACGCGTTTAACAGTTACTATCAACAGCATGATCAAAGTGCAGATAGCTGTGACTTTGGTGGCTTAGGATTAATCACAACCGTTGATCCATCCATTGATAAGTGCAGATTTCCGGTTGAACTTTGGACTTCTTACTCGCATTCTTTTCAGAAGGCCTCTCTTCTTAGGACTATAATCTTGCTAGTGGCAGCCATTTTGGTATCTTAA